A part of Aegilops tauschii subsp. strangulata cultivar AL8/78 chromosome 2, Aet v6.0, whole genome shotgun sequence genomic DNA contains:
- the LOC109733796 gene encoding PHD finger protein ALFIN-LIKE 4 gives MADGVLSSAVHPNGHSPEFVFRQYRGRRAGIVKALTEDVEEFYEQCDPDEKALCLFGLPDGTWEVSQLPEEIPVQLPEPVCGINFARDVTPKKVWLSMIAIHSDAWLMSIAFYHAGRVSFDRVGREQLFRLINRLPTVYEAVTGSYERQAQTANGSRKNKSSSQPPNQFTSNCKPVTPALPTPKEDNYADFNSWTVMEDRPMLKEEDGGKEGGGGEDQAITKCAGCKEIYSANDGHLWIGCDHCQRWFHGKCVGVTAEMASRIEDYMCPGCSYKATTKASDSI, from the exons ATGGCCGACGGCGTCCTCTCGTCTGCCGTCCACCCGAACGGGCACTCCCCGGAGTTCGTCTTCAGGCAGTACCGCGGCCGCCGCGCCGGCATTGTGAAGGCCCTCACCGAAG ATGTGGAGGAGTTCTACGAGCAGTGCGACCCTG ACGAGAAGGCCTTGTGCCTCTTTGGACTGCCTGATGGGACCTGGGAAGTGAGTCAACTACCTGAGGAGATCCCTGTTCAACTTCCTGAGCCAGTATGTGGGATAAACTTTGCTCGTGATGTTACACCCAAGAAAGTTTGGCTATCTATGATAGCTATTCATAGTGATGCATGGTTAATGTCCATAGCATTTTACCATGCGGGTCGTGTCTCATTTGACAGAGTTGGCAG GGAACAGCTCTTCAGGTTGATCAATCGTCTTCCCACTGTCTATGAAGCTGTGACAGGAAGCTATGAGAGGCAAGCACAGACCGCCAACGGCAGCAGGAAAAATAAGTCCAGCTCCCAG CCACCAAACCAATTCACTTCTAACTGCAAGCCGGTGACACCGGCCCTGCCGACGCCCAAGGAAGATAACTACGCCGATTTTAACAGCTGGACGGTAATGGAGGACCGGCCAATGCTCAAGGAAGAGGATGGTGGCAAAGAGGGTGGAGGCGGCGAGGATCAAGCTATAACCAAGTGTGCCGGTTGCAAGGAGATCTACAGCGCTAACGACGGGCACCTATGGATTGGCTGCGACCACTGTCAGAGGTGGTTCCACGGCAAGTGTGTCGGCGTGACTGCTGAGATGGCGAGCCGAATCGAGGACTACATGTGCCCTGGTTGCAGCTACAAAGCCACGACAAAAGCTTCTGACTCAATATAG